A section of the Oncorhynchus tshawytscha isolate Ot180627B linkage group LG09, Otsh_v2.0, whole genome shotgun sequence genome encodes:
- the LOC112259359 gene encoding microfibrillar-associated protein 3-like translates to MSHTQAHSYTLITKCVCMIITQLFASGHAVEMTKDGTQNRSLVSIHYLASLPTLRDIIAKEGASTLIECNVTGKPDDIQWYNSKGHVLDAEEGGGKWLIQDKGVLNITTVSFEDRGRYTCIASSSAGTSNYTITLRVAYVHSGLGLYYVIVCLIAFTITMILNVTRLCMVSSHLKKTEKAINEFFRTEGAEKLQKAYEIAKRIPIITSAKTMEWAKVTQLKTMEFARHMEELARSVPLPQTILSCRAFVEEVMETVHTSVGATSLQKAIEPANLEGRGKTCEVQMSAEQQGPAAHGREDVDGTIENSLDIEVSVHPMSKCEDEKWAEGDEVSVPLLGPCSSGSVAYESRI, encoded by the exons ATGtcacatacacaagcacacagttacacactgattacaaagtgtgtgtgcatgatcATCACACAACTCTTTGCCTCTGGACATGCAGTAGAAATGACAAAAGATGGAACACAGAACCGTTCTCTGGTATCCATCCACTACCTTGCCAGTTTACCTACTCTCCGGGATATTATAGCGAAAGAGGGAGCCAGCACTCTGATTGAGTGCAATGTCACTGGAAAGCCAGATGACATTCAGTGGTACAATTCCAAAGGGCACGTTCTGGATGCGGAAGAGGGAG GTGGGAAATGGCTGATTCAGGACAAGGGCGTTTTAAATATCACAACGGTCAGTTTTGAAGACCGAGGCCGATACACCTGCATAGCCTCCAGCTCGGCAGGGACCTCCAACTACACCATCACCTTACGGGTGGCCTACGTCCACAGCGGCCTGGGCCTGTACTACGTCATTGTGTGTCTCATCGCCTTCACCATCACCATGATCCTCAATGTCACGCGCCTCTGCATGGTCAGCAGTCACCTGAAGAAGACGGAGAAGGCCATCAACGAGTTCTTCCGCACTGAGGGAGCTGAGAAACTCCAGAAGGCCTACGAGATAGCCAAGCGCATCCCCATCATTACCTCAGCCAAGACCATGGAGTGGGCCAAGGTCACCCAGCTCAAGACCATGGAGTTTGCCCGCCACATGGAGGAGCTGGCCCGCAGTGTGCCACTTCCCCAGACCATCCTCAGTTGCAGGGCCTTTGTGGAGGAGGTTATGGAGACGGTGCACACCTCGGTGGGGGCGACAAGCCTCCAGAAAGCTATAGAGCCAGCCAACCTAGAGGGGAGAGGTAAAACCTGTGAGGTCCAGATGTCAGCAGAGCAGCAGGGCCCAGCAGCACATGGCAGAGAGGATGTTGATGGTACCATTGAAAACAGCCTGGACATTGAGGTGTCTGTACACCCTATGTCCAAGTGTGAGGATGAGAAGTGGGCTGAAGGGGATGAGGTGTCTGTACCCTTGCTGGGGCCATGCTCCAGTGGGAGTGTGGCTTATGAAAGTCGCATTTAG